GAAGTCCTCGTCCGTGAGGACCTGCCGGTAGTTCTCGAAGCCGACGAACTCGCTCGGCGTGACGGTGAAACGTGCCTCGAAGAAGCTGAGCCAGATGCTCCAGCCGATCGGCACGAAGACGAAGATCACCAGGCCGATGAGGAACGGGCCGGTGAAGAGCCAGAAGTTGAAGGTGCTGCTCGCCCGCAGGCCCCGCCGCGGCCGAGGCTTGGAGACCTTGGCCGGGGCGGGCTGGGCGACCCCGCGCGTGGTGGTGGTCGACATGTCGAGATCCGTCCGGTGGTCTATCCGAAGAGCTTCTTGAGTTCGGCGTTGACCTTCTTCTCGCACGCGGCGAGCTGGGCCTTCGGGTCTCCGTCCTTGCGGACGGCGTTGGCCATCACGTCGTTGAACGCGGCGATCATGGCCTGCGTCCAGCCGATGTTGTCGAAGTGGCCGAACTCGTTGAAGAGCTTCACGCCCTCGGCCGGCAGACCGGACTTCAGCTTGGTCGCGGACTCGGCGAGCGAGGTGCGCGGCGGGATGTGGAAGCCGTAGGAGGTGGCGAAGTCCTCCTGGTACTTCTTCTGGTCGATCCACAGCCACTTGACGTATTCCTTGGCCGCCTCGACGTTCTTGCCCTTGGCGTTGACGAACATCGACCAGCCGCCGTTGTAGACCGACTGCTTGCCGGCCGAGCCGATCTTCGGGAAGGGGAAGATGCCGATGTCGTCGCCGAGCGCCTTCTGCATGGCCGGCATGGCCCACATGCCGCACCACTGGATCGCGGTGAGGCCCTGGATGAAGGCCGACGGGTCCCAGGAGTCGGCGGGGGCGTCGAGGAGCAGGTTGCCGCTGGTGAACAGGCCGCGCAGCTGCTTGAGACCTTCGGCGACGGCGTCGGTGTTGAAGGCGGGCTTGTTGTCCGCGGTGAGGGTGTCGGCGCCGGCCGACCAGATGAGCGGGTTCTGCACAGAGGTCAGGTCGTTGCCGAGGAAGATGCCCTTGAC
This is a stretch of genomic DNA from Streptomyces hawaiiensis. It encodes these proteins:
- a CDS encoding ABC transporter substrate-binding protein, which produces MSASSNMNWDRRNVLRAAMGLAAAGGLAACGGNTGRSGGGSGDALVQYFHAYGEAGVEQAVKRYAKAYKDANVATQWITGNNYEQKLFAALLTKNAPDVFEFHPQIQLIKSGQVADLTDIIEPVKDDFNQADIKSHTVDGKIYGVRMIDDPQFLFYRPSLFKKAGVEVPTTLDELIEAADKLTTSKVKGIFLGNDLTSVQNPLIWSAGADTLTADNKPAFNTDAVAEGLKQLRGLFTSGNLLLDAPADSWDPSAFIQGLTAIQWCGMWAMPAMQKALGDDIGIFPFPKIGSAGKQSVYNGGWSMFVNAKGKNVEAAKEYVKWLWIDQKKYQEDFATSYGFHIPPRTSLAESATKLKSGLPAEGVKLFNEFGHFDNIGWTQAMIAAFNDVMANAVRKDGDPKAQLAACEKKVNAELKKLFG